From the Burkholderia ubonensis genome, one window contains:
- the serS gene encoding serine--tRNA ligase, which yields MLDIQLLRKDLDGVAKRLADRGYTLDVAAFSALEAERRAIQTRTEELQARRNSLSKQIGAMKGRGEDTSAVMAEVGGIGDEMKASEVKLGEIQARLSDLLLLMPNLPHDSVPVGKDENDNVEVRRWGTPRQFDFDVKDHVDVGTPLGLDFETGAKLAGARFTMLRGAIARLHRALAQFMLDTHTLQHGYTETYTPYIVNPEILYGTGQLPKFADDMFRVEKGGAENTVTQYLISTSEISLTNTVRESIVEASALPIKLTAHSPCFRSEAGSYGRDTRGMIRQHQFDKVEMVQIVEPEASYAALDEMVGHAEAILQKLGLPYRVITLCTGDMGFSAAKTFDLEVWLPAQNTYREISSCSNTEAFQARRMQARFRNAQGKPELVHTLNGSGLAVGRTLVAVLENYQNADGSVTVPEALRPYMGGGERIDAPAQAS from the coding sequence ATGCTCGACATCCAGTTGCTGCGCAAAGACCTCGACGGCGTCGCCAAGCGCCTCGCCGATCGCGGCTACACCCTCGACGTCGCCGCGTTTTCCGCGCTCGAAGCGGAACGCCGCGCGATCCAGACCCGCACCGAAGAGCTCCAGGCGCGCCGCAACAGCCTGTCGAAGCAGATCGGCGCGATGAAGGGGCGGGGCGAGGACACGTCGGCGGTGATGGCCGAAGTCGGCGGCATCGGCGACGAGATGAAGGCGTCGGAGGTGAAGCTCGGCGAGATCCAGGCGCGCCTGTCCGACCTGCTGCTGCTCATGCCGAACCTGCCGCACGACAGCGTGCCGGTCGGCAAGGACGAGAACGACAACGTCGAGGTGCGCCGCTGGGGCACGCCGCGCCAGTTCGACTTCGACGTGAAGGATCACGTCGACGTCGGCACGCCGCTCGGCCTCGATTTCGAGACCGGCGCGAAGCTCGCCGGCGCGCGCTTCACGATGCTGCGCGGCGCGATCGCGCGCCTGCACCGCGCGCTCGCGCAGTTCATGCTCGATACGCACACGCTGCAGCACGGCTACACCGAGACGTATACGCCGTACATCGTGAACCCCGAGATCCTGTACGGCACCGGCCAGCTGCCGAAGTTCGCGGACGACATGTTCCGCGTCGAGAAGGGCGGGGCGGAGAACACCGTCACGCAATACCTGATCTCCACGTCGGAAATCTCGCTGACGAACACCGTGCGCGAGTCGATCGTCGAAGCGTCCGCGCTGCCGATCAAGCTGACCGCGCATTCGCCGTGCTTCCGTTCGGAAGCGGGCTCGTACGGCCGCGACACGCGCGGGATGATCCGCCAGCACCAGTTCGACAAGGTCGAGATGGTGCAGATCGTCGAGCCGGAAGCGTCGTATGCGGCGCTCGACGAGATGGTCGGCCATGCGGAAGCGATCCTGCAGAAGCTCGGCCTGCCGTACCGCGTGATCACGCTGTGCACCGGCGACATGGGCTTTTCGGCCGCGAAGACGTTCGACCTCGAAGTGTGGCTGCCCGCGCAGAACACGTATCGAGAGATCTCGAGCTGCTCGAACACCGAGGCGTTCCAGGCGCGCCGGATGCAGGCGCGTTTCCGTAACGCGCAAGGCAAGCCGGAGCTCGTGCATACGCTGAACGGTTCGGGCCTCGCGGTCGGCCGCACGCTGGTGGCCGTGCTCGAGAACTACCAGAACGCCGACGGTTCGGTCACGGTGCCTGAAGCGCTGCGCCCGTACATGGGCGGCGGGGAGCGGATCGACGCGCCTGCGCAGGCGTCGTAA
- a CDS encoding DUF2164 domain-containing protein — protein sequence MAIELDKDVRDRAIASLQRYFTENMDEPIGNIQAGALLHFFVEEIGPAIYNLAIADAQSSLHTRVAELDIDCHQEPFDYWKKRPARKR from the coding sequence ATGGCCATCGAACTGGACAAGGACGTACGCGACCGCGCGATCGCGTCGCTGCAACGTTATTTCACAGAAAACATGGACGAGCCGATCGGCAACATCCAGGCCGGCGCGCTGCTGCATTTCTTCGTCGAGGAGATCGGCCCCGCGATCTACAACCTCGCGATCGCCGACGCGCAGTCGAGCCTGCATACGCGCGTCGCCGAACTCGACATCGACTGCCATCAGGAGCCGTTCGACTACTGGAAGAAGCGGCCCGCCCGCAAGCGCTGA
- a CDS encoding replication-associated recombination protein A, giving the protein MSDLFQVEPRRPLAEALRPKTLAEVIGQTHLLGEGKPLRLAFESGKPHSMILWGPPGVGKTTLARLTALAFDCEFIALSAVLGGVKDIREAMEQAKDTLNRTGRHTILFVDEIHRFNKGQQDALLPFVESGLVTFIGATTENPSFEVNSALLSRAQVYVLKSLTDDEMRQLLKRAQEIALEGLAFDDKAVDTLVGYADGDARRFLNLLEQAQTAATSAGVTTIDADFVSSAMTLNARRFDKGGDNFYDQISALHKSVRGSSPDGALYWFCRMIDGGADPKYLARRIVRMAWEDIGLADPRAMQMANDAAETYERLGSPEGELALGQAVIYLACAAKSNAGYNAFNQAMAFVKQDKSREVPVHLRNAPTKLMKELGYGHAYRYAHDEPNAYAAGETYLPDGMREPRWYKPVPRGLESKIADKLAWLRELDREAGKKD; this is encoded by the coding sequence ATGTCCGACCTGTTTCAAGTCGAACCGCGCCGGCCGCTCGCCGAGGCGCTGCGGCCGAAGACGCTCGCCGAGGTGATCGGCCAGACGCATTTGCTGGGCGAAGGCAAGCCGCTGCGGCTTGCCTTCGAATCGGGCAAGCCGCATTCGATGATCCTGTGGGGCCCGCCCGGCGTCGGCAAGACCACGCTCGCGCGGCTTACCGCGCTCGCGTTCGACTGCGAGTTCATCGCGCTGTCCGCGGTGCTGGGCGGCGTGAAGGACATTCGCGAGGCGATGGAGCAGGCGAAGGACACGCTCAACCGCACCGGCCGCCACACGATCCTGTTCGTCGACGAGATCCACCGTTTCAACAAGGGCCAGCAGGATGCGCTGCTGCCGTTCGTCGAGTCGGGGCTCGTGACCTTCATCGGCGCGACCACCGAGAACCCGAGCTTCGAGGTCAACTCGGCGCTGCTGTCGCGCGCGCAGGTCTACGTGCTGAAGTCGCTGACCGACGACGAGATGCGCCAGCTGCTCAAGCGCGCGCAGGAGATCGCGCTCGAAGGGCTAGCGTTCGACGACAAGGCGGTCGATACGCTGGTCGGCTATGCGGACGGCGATGCGCGGCGTTTCCTGAACCTGCTCGAGCAGGCGCAGACGGCGGCCACGTCGGCCGGCGTGACGACGATCGACGCGGATTTCGTCAGCAGCGCGATGACGCTGAACGCGCGCCGCTTCGACAAGGGCGGCGACAACTTCTACGACCAGATCTCGGCGCTGCACAAGTCGGTGCGCGGCTCGAGCCCGGACGGCGCGCTGTACTGGTTCTGCCGGATGATCGACGGCGGCGCGGACCCGAAGTATCTCGCGCGGCGGATCGTGCGGATGGCGTGGGAGGATATCGGCCTCGCCGATCCGCGCGCGATGCAGATGGCGAACGACGCGGCCGAGACCTACGAGCGGCTCGGCTCGCCGGAAGGCGAGCTCGCGCTGGGCCAGGCCGTGATCTATCTCGCGTGCGCGGCGAAGAGCAATGCGGGCTACAACGCGTTCAACCAGGCGATGGCGTTCGTGAAGCAGGACAAGTCGCGCGAGGTGCCGGTGCATCTGCGCAACGCGCCGACCAAGCTGATGAAGGAGCTCGGCTACGGCCACGCGTACCGCTACGCGCACGACGAGCCGAACGCGTATGCGGCCGGCGAGACGTACCTGCCGGACGGGATGCGCGAGCCGCGCTGGTACAAGCCGGTGCCGCGCGGGCTCGAATCGAAGATCGCCGACAAGCTCGCGTGGCTGCGCGAGCTCGACCGCGAGGCGGGCAAGAAGGACTAA
- the lolA gene encoding outer membrane lipoprotein chaperone LolA: protein MQQHPFAPSLRSTRRWLGAALAGASLMLAATHAFAGGTEQLKAFVSQVRSAKGEFTQQIVKAPAKGASAAQAAPKSTDNSSGTFVFARPGKFIWTYQKPYQQVLQADGDKLYVYDRDLNQVTERKLAGALGASPAAILFGSNDLDKNYTLRDAGEKGGIEWLEMLPKAQDTQFQRIGIGFRNGTLAAMELHDVFGNVTLLTFTNIQTNPPLKSDTFKFVVPKGADVITG, encoded by the coding sequence ATGCAGCAACATCCGTTCGCCCCTTCCCTTCGTTCGACGCGGCGCTGGCTCGGCGCGGCGCTCGCCGGCGCATCGCTGATGCTCGCGGCGACGCATGCGTTCGCGGGCGGCACCGAACAGCTGAAGGCCTTCGTGTCGCAGGTGCGTTCGGCGAAGGGCGAATTCACGCAGCAGATCGTCAAGGCGCCGGCGAAGGGCGCGAGCGCCGCGCAGGCAGCGCCGAAGTCCACCGACAACTCGAGCGGCACGTTCGTGTTCGCGCGTCCGGGCAAGTTCATCTGGACCTACCAGAAGCCGTACCAGCAGGTGCTGCAGGCCGACGGCGACAAGCTCTACGTGTACGACCGCGACCTGAACCAGGTCACCGAGCGCAAGCTGGCCGGCGCGCTGGGCGCGAGCCCGGCCGCGATCCTGTTCGGCAGCAACGACCTCGACAAGAACTACACGCTGCGCGACGCCGGCGAGAAGGGCGGCATCGAGTGGCTCGAGATGCTGCCGAAGGCGCAGGACACGCAGTTCCAGCGGATCGGCATCGGCTTCAGGAACGGCACGCTCGCCGCGATGGAGCTGCACGACGTGTTCGGCAACGTCACGCTGCTGACGTTCACGAACATCCAGACGAACCCGCCGCTGAAGTCGGATACGTTCAAGTTCGTCGTGCCGAAGGGCGCCGACGTGATCACCGGCTGA
- a CDS encoding DNA translocase FtsK: MAKAPYSAQAQALPHRMSKLLTEIRWILQVALCAFLVMALLSYSRRDPSWTHAAQVDHITNWAGRVGAWTADIVLLLFGLSAYWLLVPLGRRINATYRRITRHEALPDEPERPVGWLTEVFAFVLVLLACDGIEALRMWSLKVQLPRAPGGVVGEAVAGAMSHAFGFTGGTLLLLIALAIGLSLYFRFSWLSVAERVGGAILSAVNVAKLRREAERDRRLGEAAAVRREGKVEEERVRIEDHEPVTIVPPVVTPVKSERVEKERQVPLFTDLPGDSTLPPVSLLDPAPKAQEAISADTLEFTSRLIEKKLKDFGVEASVVAAYPGPVVTRYEIEPATGVKGSQIVNLAKDLARSLSLVSIRVVETIPGKNYMALELPNQRRQTVHLSEIIGSEVYAAASSALTLSLGKDIGGKPVCADLAKMPHLLVAGTTGSGKSVGINAMILSLLYKATADQVRLILIDPKMLEMSVYEGIPHLLCPVVTDMRQAGHALNWTVAEMERRYKLMSKLGVRNLAGYNNKIDEAAKREEKLPNPFSLTPEDPEPLGRLPNIVVVIDELADLMMVVGKKVEELIARIAQKARAAGIHLILATQRPSVDVITGLIKANVPTRIAFQVSSKIDSRTILDQMGAESLLGMGDMLYLPPGTGLPVRVHGAFVADDEVHRVVEKLKEQGEPNYVEGLLEGGTADGDEGSAGAGTGEGGGESDPLYDQAVEIVIKNRRASISLVQRHLRIGYNRAARLLEQMEQSGLVSAMSSSGNREILVPARDAE, from the coding sequence ATGGCAAAAGCTCCTTATTCCGCTCAGGCACAGGCGTTGCCGCACCGGATGTCGAAGCTCCTCACGGAGATCCGCTGGATTCTCCAGGTCGCGCTGTGCGCATTTCTGGTGATGGCGCTGCTGAGCTACAGCCGGCGCGATCCGAGCTGGACGCACGCGGCGCAGGTCGATCACATCACCAACTGGGCGGGCCGCGTCGGCGCGTGGACCGCCGACATCGTGCTGCTGCTGTTCGGCCTGTCGGCCTACTGGCTGCTCGTGCCGCTCGGGCGCCGCATCAACGCCACCTATCGCCGCATCACCCGCCACGAAGCGCTGCCCGACGAGCCGGAGCGGCCGGTCGGCTGGCTGACCGAGGTATTCGCGTTCGTGCTCGTGCTGCTCGCGTGCGACGGCATCGAGGCGCTGCGGATGTGGTCGCTGAAGGTGCAGCTGCCGCGCGCGCCGGGCGGCGTCGTCGGCGAGGCGGTCGCGGGCGCGATGTCGCACGCGTTCGGCTTCACGGGCGGCACGCTGCTGCTCTTGATCGCGCTCGCGATCGGCCTGTCGCTGTATTTCCGCTTTTCGTGGCTGTCGGTCGCCGAGCGCGTCGGCGGCGCGATCCTGTCCGCCGTCAACGTCGCGAAGCTGCGCCGCGAGGCCGAGCGCGACCGCAGGCTCGGCGAGGCCGCGGCCGTGCGCCGCGAAGGCAAGGTCGAGGAAGAGCGCGTGCGCATCGAGGATCACGAGCCGGTGACGATCGTGCCGCCGGTCGTCACGCCGGTGAAGTCCGAGCGCGTCGAGAAGGAGCGCCAGGTGCCGCTCTTCACCGACCTGCCGGGCGATTCGACGCTGCCGCCGGTCTCGCTGCTCGACCCGGCGCCGAAGGCCCAGGAGGCGATCTCCGCCGACACGCTCGAATTCACGTCGCGGCTGATCGAGAAGAAGCTGAAGGATTTCGGCGTCGAGGCGAGCGTCGTCGCCGCGTATCCGGGCCCGGTCGTCACGCGCTACGAGATCGAGCCGGCCACCGGCGTGAAGGGCAGCCAGATCGTGAACCTCGCTAAGGATCTCGCGCGCTCGCTGTCGCTCGTGTCGATCCGCGTCGTCGAGACGATTCCCGGCAAGAACTACATGGCGCTCGAGCTGCCGAACCAGCGCCGCCAGACGGTGCACCTGTCGGAGATCATCGGCTCCGAGGTGTACGCGGCCGCGTCGTCGGCGCTCACGTTGAGCCTCGGCAAGGACATCGGCGGCAAGCCGGTGTGCGCCGATCTCGCGAAGATGCCGCACCTGCTGGTGGCCGGCACGACCGGCTCGGGCAAGTCGGTCGGGATCAACGCGATGATCCTGTCGCTGCTGTACAAGGCGACCGCCGACCAGGTGCGCCTGATCCTGATCGATCCGAAGATGCTCGAAATGAGCGTCTACGAAGGCATTCCGCATCTGCTGTGCCCGGTCGTCACCGACATGCGCCAGGCGGGCCACGCGCTCAACTGGACGGTCGCCGAGATGGAGCGGCGCTACAAGCTGATGAGCAAGCTCGGCGTGCGCAACCTCGCCGGCTACAACAACAAGATCGACGAGGCCGCGAAGCGCGAGGAGAAGCTCCCGAATCCGTTCAGCCTGACGCCGGAGGACCCGGAGCCGCTCGGCCGGCTGCCGAACATCGTCGTCGTGATCGACGAGCTGGCCGACCTGATGATGGTCGTCGGCAAGAAGGTCGAGGAGCTGATCGCGCGGATCGCGCAGAAGGCACGCGCGGCCGGCATCCACCTGATCCTCGCGACGCAGCGTCCGTCGGTCGACGTGATCACCGGCCTCATCAAGGCCAACGTGCCGACGCGCATTGCGTTCCAGGTGTCGTCGAAGATCGACTCGCGCACGATCCTCGACCAGATGGGCGCCGAATCGCTGCTCGGGATGGGCGACATGCTGTACCTGCCGCCCGGCACCGGGCTGCCGGTGCGCGTGCACGGCGCGTTCGTCGCCGACGACGAGGTGCACCGCGTCGTCGAGAAGCTCAAGGAGCAGGGCGAGCCGAACTACGTCGAGGGCCTGCTCGAGGGCGGCACCGCCGACGGCGACGAGGGCTCGGCCGGCGCGGGAACCGGCGAAGGCGGCGGCGAGTCTGATCCGCTGTACGACCAGGCGGTCGAGATCGTCATCAAGAACCGCCGCGCGTCGATCTCGCTCGTGCAGCGCCATCTGCGGATCGGCTACAACCGCGCCGCGCGGCTGCTCGAGCAGATGGAACAGTCGGGGCTCGTGTCGGCGATGTCGTCGAGCGGCAACCGCGAAATTCTTGTGCCGGCGCGCGACGCGGAATGA
- the trxB gene encoding thioredoxin-disulfide reductase has product MSTPKHAKVLILGSGPAGYTAAVYAARANLSPVLITGIAQGGQLMTTTDVENWPADAKGVQGPELMQRFLEHAERFNTEILFDHIHTAKLHEKPIRLIGDAGEYTCDALIIATGASAQYLGLPSEEAFMGKGVSACATCDGFFYRGQNVAVIGGGNTAVEEALYLTGIANKVTVIHRRDKFRAEPILVDRLLEKEKEGKVEIKWNHVLDEVTGEDSGVTGLRIKHVQSGATEDLAVQGLFVAIGHKPNTDLFQGQLEMKDGYILTKSGLQGNATSTSVPGVFAAGDVQDNIYRQAITSAGTGCMAALDAQRYLESLHDHK; this is encoded by the coding sequence ATGTCCACGCCCAAACACGCCAAAGTCCTGATTCTCGGTTCCGGCCCCGCCGGCTATACGGCTGCCGTCTACGCGGCGCGCGCCAACCTGTCCCCGGTGCTGATCACCGGCATCGCGCAGGGCGGCCAGCTGATGACCACGACCGACGTCGAAAACTGGCCGGCGGACGCGAAGGGCGTGCAGGGTCCCGAGCTGATGCAGCGCTTCCTCGAGCACGCCGAGCGCTTCAACACCGAGATCCTGTTCGATCACATCCACACCGCGAAGCTGCACGAGAAGCCGATCCGCCTGATCGGCGACGCCGGCGAATACACGTGCGACGCGCTGATCATCGCGACCGGCGCGTCGGCGCAGTACCTCGGCCTGCCGTCCGAGGAGGCGTTCATGGGCAAGGGCGTGTCGGCCTGCGCGACCTGCGACGGCTTCTTCTATCGCGGCCAGAACGTCGCGGTCATCGGCGGCGGCAACACCGCGGTCGAGGAAGCGCTCTACCTGACGGGCATCGCGAACAAGGTCACCGTGATCCACCGCCGCGACAAGTTCCGCGCGGAGCCGATCCTCGTCGACCGCCTGCTCGAGAAGGAAAAGGAAGGCAAGGTCGAGATCAAGTGGAACCACGTGCTCGACGAAGTGACGGGCGAGGATTCGGGCGTCACGGGCCTGCGCATCAAGCACGTGCAGTCGGGCGCGACGGAAGACCTCGCGGTGCAGGGCCTGTTCGTCGCGATCGGCCACAAGCCGAACACGGACCTCTTCCAGGGCCAGCTCGAGATGAAGGACGGCTACATCCTGACGAAGAGCGGCCTGCAGGGCAACGCGACGTCGACGAGCGTGCCGGGGGTGTTCGCCGCGGGCGACGTGCAGGACAACATCTACCGCCAGGCGATCACCAGCGCGGGCACCGGCTGCATGGCCGCGCTCGACGCGCAGCGCTACCTCGAAAGCCTGCACGACCACAAGTAA
- a CDS encoding trimeric intracellular cation channel family protein — translation MPHPRLTLAITVLEAIATLAFAISGFIEARKNRLDSVGTFVVALATAFGGGTLRDILLERRPFYWVVHDDYVLVIFALSLCAPFVLRMLSRLSAERTLLVADAVGLGIFSVSGTSIALDAEMPRFIAVMMGVITGVVGGIIRDVLCNDIPLILRDSRPYATCAFVGCWFYLALMWLDVDSVYSVLTATGFILVARLVTFKFDVRLPH, via the coding sequence GTGCCGCATCCTAGGCTGACGCTCGCGATCACGGTACTCGAGGCCATTGCGACGCTCGCGTTCGCGATCTCCGGTTTCATCGAAGCGCGCAAGAACCGGCTCGATTCGGTCGGCACGTTCGTCGTCGCGCTCGCGACGGCGTTCGGCGGCGGCACGCTGCGCGACATCCTGCTCGAACGCCGGCCGTTCTACTGGGTCGTGCACGACGACTACGTGCTGGTGATCTTCGCGCTGTCGCTGTGCGCGCCGTTCGTGCTGCGGATGCTGTCGCGGCTGTCGGCCGAACGGACGCTGCTCGTCGCCGACGCGGTCGGCCTCGGCATCTTCAGCGTGTCCGGCACGTCGATCGCGCTCGACGCCGAGATGCCGCGCTTCATCGCGGTAATGATGGGCGTGATCACGGGCGTCGTCGGCGGCATCATCCGCGACGTGCTGTGCAACGACATCCCGCTGATCCTGCGCGACTCGCGGCCGTACGCGACCTGCGCGTTCGTCGGCTGCTGGTTCTACCTGGCGCTCATGTGGCTGGACGTCGATTCGGTCTACAGCGTGCTGACGGCGACCGGCTTCATCCTCGTCGCGCGGCTCGTCACGTTCAAGTTCGACGTGCGGCTGCCGCACTGA
- a CDS encoding ABC transporter ATP-binding protein, which translates to MASLSIRDVYKTYPNGVPVLKGVDIDIEDGQFLILVGGSGCGKSTLLNMIAGLETVTSGEIRIDGKVVNDLSPKDRDIAMVFQSYALYPSMTVRENISFGLNIRKVPKSEQQQIVDRVSQMLQIQHLLERKPGQLSGGQRQRVAMGRALARDPALFLFDEPLSNLDAKLRIEMRAEIKLLHQRLGTTIVYVTHDQIEAMTLGDRIAVMKDGVVQQFGAPQDIYDSPSNLFVAGFIGAPPMNFINGRLVEQGSGVALEIDTGVTRGALNLPFDTGKLKAHVGREVILGLRPERITDVRHAHNGDASHLQPLDVRVDVTEPTGPDTHVFAQVNGKRIVSRVHPAANPQPEQTLSLLFDVSKAVLFDPASEERIA; encoded by the coding sequence ATGGCAAGCCTTTCCATCCGTGACGTGTACAAGACCTACCCGAACGGGGTGCCGGTCCTGAAGGGTGTCGACATCGACATCGAGGACGGTCAGTTCCTGATTCTCGTCGGCGGCTCGGGCTGCGGGAAGTCGACGCTGCTCAACATGATCGCCGGGCTCGAGACCGTCACGAGCGGCGAGATCCGGATCGACGGCAAGGTCGTCAACGACCTGTCGCCGAAGGATCGCGACATCGCGATGGTGTTCCAGTCGTATGCGCTTTATCCGTCGATGACGGTGCGCGAGAACATCTCGTTCGGCCTGAACATCCGCAAGGTGCCGAAGAGCGAGCAGCAGCAGATCGTCGACCGCGTGTCGCAGATGCTGCAGATCCAGCACCTGCTCGAGCGCAAGCCGGGCCAGCTGTCGGGCGGCCAGCGCCAGCGCGTCGCGATGGGCCGCGCGCTTGCGCGCGACCCGGCGCTGTTCCTGTTCGACGAGCCGCTGTCGAACCTCGACGCGAAGCTGCGCATCGAGATGCGCGCGGAGATCAAGCTGCTGCACCAGCGCCTCGGCACGACGATCGTCTACGTCACGCACGACCAGATCGAGGCGATGACGCTCGGCGACCGCATCGCGGTGATGAAGGACGGCGTCGTCCAGCAGTTCGGCGCGCCGCAGGACATCTACGATTCGCCGTCGAACCTGTTCGTCGCGGGCTTCATCGGCGCGCCGCCGATGAACTTCATCAACGGCCGGCTGGTGGAGCAGGGCAGCGGCGTCGCGCTGGAGATCGACACGGGCGTCACGCGCGGCGCGCTGAACCTGCCGTTCGACACGGGCAAGCTGAAGGCGCACGTCGGCCGCGAGGTGATCCTCGGCCTGCGCCCGGAGCGCATCACCGACGTGCGCCACGCGCACAACGGCGACGCGTCGCACCTGCAGCCGCTCGATGTGCGCGTCGACGTGACCGAGCCGACCGGCCCGGATACGCACGTGTTCGCGCAGGTGAACGGCAAGCGCATCGTGAGCCGCGTGCACCCGGCCGCGAACCCGCAGCCGGAGCAGACGCTGTCGCTGCTGTTCGACGTGTCGAAGGCGGTGCTGTTCGATCCGGCGTCGGAGGAGCGGATCGCGTGA
- a CDS encoding carbohydrate ABC transporter permease, producing MAAPLSGNGSGAAVRRTSPMSAFADRWIPKLVLAPSVAIAVVFIYGFILITGYLSLTRSRLLPNYEFDGFGRYTDLFQNDVWWTSAANLGWFGIPFIAICVALGLFLAILLDQKIRNEGALRAIFLYPMALSFIVTGTAWQWILNPGLGLEKVMHDWGWTSFSFGWLDDPDKAIFCVVIAAVWQSTGFVMALFLAGLRGVDSEIFKAAQVDGATLPTIYRKIVIPSMRPVFFSVLLILCHITIKTFDLVVALTAGGPGTSSSLPAMFMYTFSFNRGQLGLGAASSVMMLATVVAVLVPLMYMESRSTRNAA from the coding sequence GTGGCTGCCCCTCTTAGCGGAAACGGATCCGGCGCTGCCGTGCGGCGCACGTCGCCGATGTCGGCCTTCGCCGATCGCTGGATTCCGAAGCTGGTGCTCGCGCCCAGCGTGGCGATCGCCGTGGTGTTCATCTACGGCTTCATCCTGATTACCGGCTATCTGTCGCTGACCCGTTCGCGGCTGTTGCCGAACTACGAGTTCGACGGCTTCGGCCGCTACACGGACCTGTTCCAGAACGACGTGTGGTGGACCTCCGCCGCGAACCTCGGCTGGTTCGGCATTCCGTTCATCGCGATCTGCGTCGCGCTCGGTCTGTTCCTCGCGATCCTGCTCGACCAGAAGATCCGCAACGAAGGCGCGCTGCGCGCGATCTTCCTGTACCCGATGGCGCTGTCGTTCATCGTGACCGGCACCGCGTGGCAGTGGATCCTGAACCCGGGCCTCGGCCTCGAGAAGGTGATGCACGACTGGGGCTGGACGAGCTTCTCGTTCGGCTGGCTCGACGATCCGGACAAGGCGATCTTCTGCGTCGTGATCGCGGCCGTGTGGCAATCGACCGGCTTCGTGATGGCGCTGTTCCTCGCGGGCCTGCGCGGCGTCGACAGCGAGATCTTCAAGGCCGCGCAGGTCGACGGCGCGACGCTGCCGACCATCTACCGCAAGATCGTGATCCCGAGCATGCGCCCGGTGTTCTTCTCGGTGCTGCTGATCCTCTGCCACATCACGATCAAGACCTTCGACCTCGTCGTCGCGCTGACGGCGGGCGGGCCCGGCACGTCGTCGTCGCTGCCGGCGATGTTCATGTACACGTTTTCGTTCAACCGCGGCCAGCTCGGCCTCGGCGCCGCATCGTCGGTGATGATGCTCGCGACGGTGGTGGCGGTGCTCGTGCCGCTGATGTATATGGAATCGAGGAGCACCCGCAATGCAGCCTAA